Proteins encoded in a region of the Vicia villosa cultivar HV-30 ecotype Madison, WI linkage group LG5, Vvil1.0, whole genome shotgun sequence genome:
- the LOC131605984 gene encoding protein DETOXIFICATION 51-like, whose translation METKTEQLHHLLPTKEKTCSFSTIIMEETKSLMTLAFPIALTALIFYSRSMISMMFLGYLGQLELAAGSLAIAFANITGYSVLSGLSLGMEPLCSQAFGANNPKLLSITLQRCILFLVLCSLPVSLLWLNMSQILVSLHQQPNITTMAQTYLIFSLPDLITNSFIHPIRIYLRAQGITHPVTIASLAGTLLHIPLSYFLFLHFGFAGVPAASATSNLFILLFLVVYIRLTGLHRATWIAPSREILTGWKPLLHFAAPSCVSVCLEWWWYEVMIVLCGLLVDPTVTVASMGILIQTTSFIYVFPSSLGFAVSARVGNELGANRPSRAKLSSIVAIFVAVIIGFSATVFATTMRFSWGRIFTSDENILKLTSLALPILGLCELGNCPQTVGCGVIRGTARPCVAANVNLGAFYMVGMPVAVVLAFWLDVGFRGLWLGLLAAQVCCAGLMLYVIGVTDWEFEAVRAHMLTSVDCVENGKHKDDGVMYGQKPLLTDIVTQT comes from the coding sequence ATGGAAACAAAAACAGAGCAACTCCATCATCTTTTACCTACCAAAGAAAAAACATGTTCCTTTTCAACCATCATCATGGAAGAAACAAAATCTCTTATGACCTTAGCTTTCCCAATCGCCCTAACAGCTCTCATTTTCTACTCCCGTTCCATGATATCCATGATGTTCCTCGGTTACCTAGGACAACTCGAACTCGCCGCCGGTTCACTCGCCATCGCCTTCGCCAACATCACCGGCTACTCCGTCCTCTCCGGTCTCTCCCTCGGCATGGAGCCTCTCTGTTCACAAGCCTTCGGAGCAAACAACCCTAAACTCCTTTCCATAACTCTCCAACGTTGTATCCTCTTCCTCGTACTATGTTCCTTACCCGTTTCACTTCTCTGGCTCAACATGTCGCAAATCCTCGTTTCGTTACACCAACAACCAAACATCACAACCATGGCTCAAACCTATCTCATCTTCTCTCTCCCTGATCTCATCACAAACTCATTCATCCACCCTATACGTATCTACCTTCGCGCACAGGGAATCACTCACCCTGTCACTATAGCTTCACTCGCCGGAACTCTCCTCCATATCCCTCTCAGTTACTTCCTCTTCCTACACTTCGGCTTCGCCGGAGTCCCAGCCGCTTCCGCAACTTCAAACCTCTTCATCTTACTCTTCCTCGTCGTTTACATTCGGTTAACCGGCTTACACCGCGCCACATGGATAGCCCCGAGCCGAGAGATTCTCACCGGGTGGAAGCCGTTGCTTCATTTCGCGGCTCCAAGCTGCGTTTCCGTTTGTTTAGAATGGTGGTGGTATGAAGTAATGATCGTTTTGTGTGGTTTGCTAGTGGACCCCACTGTAACCGTCGCATCCATGGGGATTCTCATTCAAACAACTTCGTTCATTTACGTATTTCCATCTTCTCTTGGATTTGCAGTTTCCGCGCGTGTCGGAAACGAGCTTGGAGCTAACCGTCCTTCTCGAGCGAAACTATCATCCATCGTAGCAATTTTCGTCGCTGTGATAATAGGTTTCTCAGCAACGGTTTTTGCCACGACCATGAGGTTTAGCTGGGGAAGAATTTTTACTTCAGATGAAAATATTCTAAAGTTGACATCACTGGCACTTCCGATTCTTGGACTATGTGAGCTTGGTAACTGTCCTCAGACGGTGGGATGCGGTGTCATTAGGGGAACAGCGCGGCCGTGTGTGGCGGCTAATGTGAATCTTGGTGCATTTTACATGGTGGGGATGCCGGTGGCGGTTGTGTTAGCGTTTTGGTTGGATGTTGGGTTTCGTGGGCTTTGGTTGGGCCTACTTGCGGCCCAAGTTTGTTGTGCGGGGTTGATGTTGTATGTGATTGGGGTCACCGATTGGGAATTTGAGGCTGTGAGGGCCCACATGCTTACTTCTGTTGATTGTGTGGAGAATGGAAAGCATAAAGATGATGGAGTGATGTACGGCCAGAAACCGTTGTTGACTGATATTGTTACTCAGACTTGA